A portion of the Pseudoalteromonas luteoviolacea genome contains these proteins:
- a CDS encoding BLUF domain-containing protein: MFQLVYISKAKNRLDESELLKMMTSFRARNTMNGITGLLLYDGKGTFIQLLEGEVHAVQDLYSCICQDPRHERINKLHEQTVEKRMFAQWQMGFKRLDTCDIVEQEGLSEFLNQADGFDYLKQNPEFSIQLLHYFRQC; the protein is encoded by the coding sequence ATGTTTCAACTGGTATATATCAGTAAGGCTAAAAATCGATTGGATGAGTCTGAACTGTTAAAAATGATGACGAGCTTTAGAGCTCGGAACACCATGAATGGGATCACGGGGCTTCTTTTATACGATGGTAAAGGTACGTTTATCCAACTGCTTGAAGGTGAAGTGCATGCTGTTCAGGATTTATATTCATGTATTTGCCAAGACCCCCGTCATGAAAGGATCAATAAGTTACATGAGCAAACGGTAGAAAAACGCATGTTTGCACAGTGGCAAATGGGGTTTAAGCGATTAGACACATGCGACATCGTGGAGCAAGAAGGGTTGTCGGAGTTTTTGAATCAAGCAGATGGTTTTGACTATTTAAAACAGAACCCAGAATTTTCTATTCAGCTTTTGCACTATTTTAGACAGTGTTGA